The Arachis ipaensis cultivar K30076 chromosome B07, Araip1.1, whole genome shotgun sequence genomic interval NNNNNNNNNNNNNNNNNNNNNNNNNNNNNNNNNNNNNNNNNNNNNNNNNNNNNNNNNNNNNNNNNNNNNNNNNNNNNNNNNNNNNNNNNNNNNNNNNNNNNNNNNNNNNNNNNNNNNNNNNNNNNNNNNNNNNNNNNNNNNNNNNNNNNNNNNNNNNNNNNNNNNNNNNNNNNNNNNNNNNNNNNNNNNNNNNNNNNNNNNNNNNNNNNNNNNNNNNNNNNNNNNNNNNNNNNNNNNNNNNNNNNNNNNNNNNNNNNNNNNNNNATAAGATATTTGTGAagcataattataaaaaaaatataatgtgATTAGTAAAATAGTATTTTAATATAAAGATATTCAAACAAGTTTAATTGTTCCGTGTAAAACTAAAAATAACCCCTCAAGTTTGATTGACATTGGTGCACTCTAATAGGAGCAAATAAGATATGGAAATCATAAAATTATGtagaagataaaaaataaaagagagttTTATTGTTTATGCTGTTATGCATAATGTTAGACTTTAGTGCATCCAATGAGGTGTTGTAACTTTTAACATTACATAGATAAAAGTGGTTTCTCTTTTTTAGATTGGGGTGAAAggtaatttaattacttttattcaTAGTAGAATAGTGTAAAAAGAGTTTTACACGTAAATATTAAAATCAACAAATTCCTTTATTTGATGCgatcattttttttttagaaaaaaataatttttctaatatttatatttaaaccGGTATCTTTTATTTTGACTGACATTTAAAAGTTTGTTTAGACttcacagaaaaaaaaatattttacttgaTTTTTAGAAGTTTTTTGGTTTTTTGTGGGATTTCAGATCAGGTTAATTAAGTAAAATGCTCTACGAAGCTGTAAACTAGTTCAAATTAATTAAGGCTGGATTTAATGTCACACGACCTAACCTATCGTTTAGACATTTTTTTCCCAAAATAAATATTTAGTCATTTATGTTGCTGTTAAACATTTTAGGAAATAGTATCAAGTTTTATGATTACTAAGGTTCTAATTAAAAACTTTGGATAATGACTTTATTGGAAAATATTTGAACATGAGGTTTATCCATATTATTTTAGCTTTAAGCAGGTCCATTTGTAATTTGTTATCTTGTCTGTATGTGTTTATTACATTGCTATGTGAAAACTCTTGCTGGGCAATACAGTGAAAGAAAAAGACTTAAGGTCTTGGTTCTATTCATACTTGACAAGCGTCCATTTTTTGCTACAAGTACCAATGACATTAATAAATATTCTATGGGAAAACACTATTTTAAGGTCACAGATTAAAATTACAGTAGCAATTTACTACAAAGCATTCCTTCTTATATATGGTTATCATGATGGTTTGGGTCCATATGACCACGTTTATTAATATGGTTGGTAGCAATGTACTATAAAGTCATAGATGATTGTATAATGGATCATATTCATTGGAAACGGACAATCTATAATGGCTATGGCGGGTCCCTTTTTAGTATGGGTGAGATTGAAAAAGCATATTGATGGGTCTTTGTCTTCATCACTAGCATGGCAGCATGTGCATGACATTTATAGCCTTTAGCAAAAATAATTTAATGGGGCAGCATAGATAGCTGGCACTGCTGTCTTTTTCATTTGATGAACAAGTAAGTGTGTAAATACTGAATAAGATACTGACTTATAGGAGGTTCCATATATATGGTGGACTAATTTTAGCCACTTCTCATACTTGTTCAATCTTTGCTCATTGAAGCAATTTGTATAATGTGACATTATAAAATTGACTAATAGAATTTGGGAAGGTGAAAAATCATGGTGGGTAGTTATTTGGGATTATTTGACACTAGGTTATGCACTGTAGTTGCATGGAAATTAAATCCTTTATTCTTAGGCGTAGGAATGTTGACATTGTAATACTTAAAACTTAGGCAGCTTATAATAGCAACGTTTTACCACTACTTTGGTCAATTACTTGTTGGAGTACTCCTTAGTTCTTTAGCATTGCTCCTTGCATAAACAATATTGAAGTATCCATTTTTATCTTCCTCATGAATGCATGGTTATCAGCTAGCCAGTGGCTACACACAAAATCAACATATATTCGATCACACTCAACAACATGCCAGGTGGTATAAGTTCCAAAGCTTCTGAGTCTGTTTGGACCTTCAATATGTATCCATGAACCATTATAGTGTTGAATATCAACAtatcttttttcaataaattaaCAAACTTAACAAATGCTTTCTCTGCTAGTAGGTGAATATAATCTCCATTTCTCATAGTTAGAAACTTAACAAAGCCTTTTCCCACTAGATGGGATTGGCTACATGGATCAAAACATCGTTGCATTCTGTCCATGCATTGGGATGCGACAAAGTTTTACGTAAGTTGTCGCAAGCCTAACACAATCCTCCTCATTTTTCTGGGCTTGGCACTGGCTATGTAAACATAGGCCGAGTTCAATGCTCATTGTTAGAGATTAAAAAAGGTTTAAAAGTAAAAGTTCAGATGAACAATGACTTCAATGATCCTAAAACTATTTGGTGCTCTTCTTTGCATTCCTTAGGATTTGTCAACTTGGCCCTTGATTGCACCATTGCCATCTTATGGCAGAGGAAGGGAGCTCCCCGGAGGAAGGTATATGAGTTTTCTCCATGGAGATGGACTTGAGGATGTGATAATCACAGGTTTGTATCTAATAATATTCAATATCTTCTGAGGAAACTATGAAAAAATATGTTGCTAATGCTTAATactaaatcaaattttcattttatatAGTTATACCACTGAGTGCACCATATAACTTTCTATAAGTATATAAAGCATGATATCTAGAATAATTAAGAGGAGTGAAAAGGAAATTGCATGCTGGAAAAGCCTTGTATTCCATGGTCATAATTTTATTGATTGCATATGGAGCAGTAAGCTTCTCCGGTTATTTTAAGTCTTTGGGCTATCATGTAAAAACTGGACTGATTCTCTTTCTTATCCATATTTATATGTTCATAGGGGAGAACGGGACAATTGATGGTCAAGGAGAAGTGTGGTGGAACATGTGGAGAAAGCAAACACTTAAGTTTACCAGACCAAACCTTGTTGAATTTGTGAACtccaaaaatattataatttcaaATGTGATTTTCAAGGATTCTCCGTTCTGGAACATACATCCAGTTTACTGCAGGTATTGGTCAAGTATATAGGTCATGAAGAgttatctttttctttctaaCGTTGGTTTAACATGATTATGGCCAATTCTTTATAAGTTTGTACTATTACTTAATAGTTCATGCTCTTGTTACTTTGTTGCTTGTGGCGGCTTGGACTAGCCATTACCTTGAAATCTGATTCGAAACTTTCTTGCTTCCTTCCAGCAATGTCGTCGTAAGATTCGCCACTATTTTGGCCCCACGTGACTCTCCTAATACTGATGGAATTGATCCAGGTTTGTATATTATAATAAATAATCAAAGGACTAATGAACCTCATTATTGTTGTATTATTGTGAGTTTTACATATTGGTTGTTGTACCTTTTCTTTCTAAGATAAACTATGCATTGTCTCATACAGGATACGAAAAAATATTGGGATTATGAACATTGATTATTCCATGAGTTCAGTTAGTGGATTGTTACCTTGTTTGAAAAGTAAGATTATCCTTGTTTTGATTTAatcttatataatatatatgattCATGTATGTAGATTCAAGTTCAAATGTCTGCATAGAGGACTCATATATATCTACTGGAGATGATCTTGTGGCTGTGAAGAGTGGTTGGGATGAATACGGTATTGCTTATGGTCGCCCTAGCTCCGACATTACCATCCGGCGTGTAACTGGTTCATCTCCATTTTCCGGCATTGCAGTCGGCAGCGAAACCTCCGGCGGGGTGGAGAATGTGCTCGCCGAACACATCAACCTTTTTAAGATGGGAGTAGGCATCCATATCAAGACAAACACCGGCAGGGGAGGGCTTATACATAACATAACAGTGTCTCATGTTTATATAGAGGATGCAAGGAAGGGAATAAAGATTTCCGGGGATGTTGGGGGCCATCCTGATGACAGGTTTGACCCTAACGCCCTCCCAGTTGTGAAGGGCATAACTATCAATAATGTGTGGGGTGTGAAGGTTCTTCAAGCTGGCTTGATAAAAGGGTTGAATAAAGCACCTTTCACTGAGGTTTGTTTATCTGATATCAACCTTCATGGGGAGACAGGACCTAGAACACCACCTTGGCAGTGTTCTGATGTGGTTGGTGTTGCTCATCAGGTTAGCCCTTGGCCTTGTTCTGAGCTGATTAGCCAACAATCTGGATCATGTGGCAATTTTTCATGAGTTTATGTTGATGGAGGATTTTTCCCCTAATCAAGTATTAATAGTGGTAACTAAGTGCTTCTCATATTGATTTATTTATTATCGTGAAAGAAAAATGTTCTCAACTCATGAATATATGATTTATGATAAGCACATACTTGTAACTTGTTCCCATTGGACTACTTGTATGTACATGCAGCAGGATCTCAAGTTCGAGAAATCAAAATTAGAGGATTGAACTCTTTCTTTCAATTAATTTCCGCATTTTTTACTAGATACTAAGGGGAATGAAATTGATGAATTCAAAAGCCATTTTAAGCTATTTTCTTAACAATGGATACTAGTCAAACCATAGTTACATGAATTCACCGACATATAGCATACTAATTCGCGTCTTTTTCACATAAAGTATTTTATAGGAGGGATAATTGAGAGTGATTATCACTCAATTAATTTTTCAATTTTCGATGGACTAGTTACCAAGATATGACTGGAAACAATTGAATTCAAGGGTGAATCTAAGGGTAAAGTATGCTCTTTTTCTTTTAACATCAGTTATTGATATCACACAAGATATAGAGAGATGATTAATGTCATATTTATAAGTGAAGCTAGCACTATATCTCAAAGAAAGTCTTATCACATTTTATATAACAAAAATGCTGCATCAAATGTCATACAATCTATGTGCCAAGGACACTAGTGAAGTGATTGGATGATTGCTTACTTGAATATAAATtttggtttggtaaaatttttaaagaatatcgTGTTTTTTGAAAAGCACAAAGTTTTTTCATTTTGTATTTGATGAATAAAAAAGATTATATGCTtatatttgtaatttttaaaagatatggGTGTTTTTGAAAGTAcgggttaatactcaaattcgtccctgaaagatcacgcgatcttcattttcgttctcgaatgatttttttaatcaaattagttcctgaaaaataaaatgtaagtcaaattagtcctttTGTCAGAAAGTACCACGTGGCatacttgacatgtaaaaaagtttttaatagtcaaaatagtccttgaaagtccagacgtaagtcattttcatccctcaaattttaaaaattagtcaaactagtccttatataattttttttatttttttttcataatattaaatttgaaatattttttgatactactaattttaatagaaatgtaattgacaaacaaaacattagtaatcgtatcttttcttcttaaaaattttttcaataaaattatctctctcctttaattcttctcaaaatctct includes:
- the LOC107609254 gene encoding probable polygalacturonase, giving the protein MLLPTTLLTLLCFFFFDALSAEEVVTCSNIVPFPRRTDKISITDFGGVGDGVTLNTKAFREAVYRIRHLHRNGGTVLFVPPGIYLSEPFNLTSHMTLYLAAGAVIRATQDLSTWPLIAPLPSYGRGRELPGGRYMSFLHGDGLEDVIITGENGTIDGQGEVWWNMWRKQTLKFTRPNLVEFVNSKNIIISNVIFKDSPFWNIHPVYCSNVVVRFATILAPRDSPNTDGIDPDSSSNVCIEDSYISTGDDLVAVKSGWDEYGIAYGRPSSDITIRRVTGSSPFSGIAVGSETSGGVENVLAEHINLFKMGVGIHIKTNTGRGGLIHNITVSHVYIEDARKGIKISGDVGGHPDDRFDPNALPVVKGITINNVWGVKVLQAGLIKGLNKAPFTEVCLSDINLHGETGPRTPPWQCSDVVGVAHQVSPWPCSELISQQSGSCGNFS